From Mytilus edulis chromosome 8, xbMytEdul2.2, whole genome shotgun sequence, one genomic window encodes:
- the LOC139485504 gene encoding uncharacterized protein: MGNDWSMSREHRDPMMESVRAKWYSDNDTRIVVDNFVAEQKKLKVDIGQLKENEKKVQEANRSIHATFNECLAEQERLKKELSALKHDNMVLGKQLDAKQQKNQELTKDNNILSNEKENALSRLSKIAGIQLTKGNSDITDLSDANRPTKLAEKWSSLYTDEWSDAFDEFQTIMKNENSSIEKELCSIVQKCLNICQEIEKKQMTDIKTHVWDIACCLHRQPDQLVSATKTSLYPKVVQDTLKKPAATVSPNDEINNNKLQSILKCMEELIEIVHERRKYDKNLLECVKQESLRKFEQYNKMGTQSQIMKFVERCTEMCWSMVIKEPPMALVYNEVEGTAIDKNMFSVYTKSGPFIDFVVWPALLLHKDGPILTKGTVQGKENDTIKPEIIIYNIRDDIREKKMDNPNEIVQNGDENLKYIPPDENSPDGHVIEEDGKSGP, translated from the exons atgGGTAATGATTGGAGTATGTCGAGAGAACATCGCGATCCAATGATGGAATCAGTTAGAGCCAAGTGGTACTCTGATAACGACACCAGGATTGTTGTTGATAACTTTGTAGCAGAACAAAAAAAACTCAAAGTAGACATTGGGCAGCTAAAAGAGAACGAGAAAAAAGTACAAGAAGCAAATAGGAGTATACACGCAACATTCAATGAGTGTTTGGCTGAACAAGAAAGATTGAAAAAAGAGTTGTCAGCTTTAAAACATGATAACATGGTATTGGGGAAGCAACTTGATGCTAAACAACAGAAGAACCAAGAACTGACGAAAGACAATAACATTCTTTCAAATGAAAAAGAGAACGCTCTTTCTAG ACTAAGTAAAATAGCTGGTATTCAACTTACAAAAGGGAACAGTGATATAACTGATCTTAGTGATGCTAATAGGCCAACAAAACTTGCAGAGAAATGGTCTAGTTTGTATACTGATGAATGGTCAGACGCATTTGATGAATTTCAGACAATCATGAAAAATGAGAACTCTTCAATTGAAAAGGAACTGTGTTCAATTGTGcag AAATGCCTCAATATTTGCCaagaaattgaaaagaaacagATGACAGATATCAAAACACATGTCTGGGACATAGCATGCTGTCTTCATCGACAACCTGACCAGTTGGTATCTGCTACTAAAACT AGCCTGTATCCAAAAGTTGTTCAAGACACGCTAAAAAAG CCTGCAGCAACAGTATCCCCAAACGAT gaaataaataacaacaaattacAATCTATACTGAAATGCATGGAGGAATTGATCGAGATCGTTCACGAAAGACGAAAGTATGATAAAAACTTATTGGAATGCGTGAAACAG GAGTCACTCCGAAAATTTGAGCAGTACAACAAAATGGGAACACAAAGCCAAATCATGAAATTTGTAGAACGATGCACAGAAATGTGCTGGAGCATGGTAATAAAAGAACCACCGATGGCTTTGGTCTACAACGAAGTGGAAGGCACAGCGATAGACAAAAACATGTTCTCTGTTTATACAAAAAGTGGTCCTTTTATCGACTTCGTGGTATGGCCAGCTTTGCTCTTACACAAAGATGGTCCAATTTTAACAAAAGGTACGGTACAAGGAAAAGAAAACGACACAATCAAACCggaaataataatttataacatcAGAGACGATATCAGAGAAAAGAAAATGGATAATCCAAACGAAATTGTACAAAATGGTGACGAGAACCTCAAATATATACCACCAGATGAAAATTCACCTGACGGTCATGTCATTGAGGAGGACGGGAAATCTGGTCCCtaa
- the LOC139485505 gene encoding uncharacterized protein: protein MAKLFKRLRSGGKESLKERLHELEKKLQTQEEWYSRLERKNKDLYEENTILKRDKDDLLRRLSKIAGDNMTKGNPGIADLSDLNRPTKLGEKWTSLYTDEWADAYEELRHDAQRNQPKSIERQLLDIVALCYKKCHEIAEDQIQKARFSMNGFEHYIIDDSPIERNRTMISPTSTRPTRLGEMFIDEVLSNYKTRRKHDTDWIQSVQRKLVFHISQKGIQLPKVLDFTRKCAELCWFMCVNEPPLVLEYENIEGNPIDRSKFNLYDRNGSVAEYVVWPALLLHKHGPILAKGAVQPLQLYNSPTVYKPTPTPPAHESRIRVMSKTLRGPTPNSHRDHESRGYSSRIPDKHYSSMRLDRLSKSSGNAREPQRQGIIYYNEKANMILNDRVSPHFHGQQSSSYNFANAKEITVHQTPRSRVSNFDDRILIGRNKTSMVVQHAAKPDFAKAVYGPQKIFVANQTAV, encoded by the exons ATGGCAAAACTATTCAAACGGTTAAGAAGTGGAGGCAAGGAAAGTTTGAAAGAAAGACTTCATGAATTGGAAAAGAAACTCCAAACTCAAGAAGAATGGTATTCTAGACTGGAGAGGAAAAATAAAGACTTGTATGAAGAAAATACTATTCTGAAAAGAGATAAGGATGACCTTCTCAGACG ACTAAGCAAGATAGCAGGTGACAATATGACGAAAGGAAATCCAGGTATTGCTGATTTGAGTGACCTAAACAGGCCAACAAAGCTTGGAGAAAAATGGACGTCCCTATACACTGACGAATGGGCTGATGCTTATGAGGAACTACGACACGACGCACAACGAAACCAACCGAAAAGTATCGAAAGGCAGCTTCTGGATATTGTTGCG TTATGCTACAAGAAATGTCATGAGATTGCCGAAGACCAAATACAAAAGGCCAGATTTTCCATGAATGGATTTGAACATTACATCATTGACGACTCGCCTATAGAGAGAAACAGG ACTATGATATCACCAACATCTACCCGACCAACCAGACTTGGTGAAATGTTCATTGATGAAGTACTTAGTAATTATAAAACAAGAAGGAAGCATGATACCGACTGGATTCAATCCGTCCAAAGG AAACTTGTTTTCCATATCTCACAGAAAGGAATACAGCTGCCTAAAGTTCTCGACTTTACAAGAAAATGTGCCGAATTGTGTTGGTTCATGTGCGTCAATGAACCACCCCTGGTGCTGGAGTATGAAAACATTGAAGGGAACCCGATAGATCGTAGCAAATTTAATCTCTATGACAGGAATGGTAGTGTGGCTGAGTATGTTGTTTGGCCTGCTTTACTGTTGCATAAACATGGACCAATCTTAGCAAAAGGGGCAGTACAGCCCCTACAATTATATAACAGTCCAACTGTTTATAAACCAACGCCAACGCCACCAGCACATGAAAGCAGAATTCGGGTAATGAGCAAAACACTTCGCGGACCAACCCCAAACTCACACAGAGATCATGAATCTAGAGGTTATTCATCAAGAATTCCGGATAAGCATTATTCATCCATGCGACTAGATAGACTTAGCAAGAGTTCAGGAAATGCTAGAGAACCGCAAAGACAGGGGATCATATATTACAATGAAAAAGCAAATATGATACTTAATGATCGAGTTTCTCCACACTTTCATGGTCAGCAATCATCAAGTTATAATTTTGCCAATGCAAAGGAAATTACCGTCCACCAGACTCCGAGGTCAAGGGTTTCAAATTTCGATGACCGTATTTTAATAGGTAGAAATAAAACTTCTATGGTTGTCCAACACGCAGCCAAACCAGACTTTGCAAAAGCCGTGTATGGACCTCAAAAGATTTTCGTTGCTAATCAAACTGCAGTGTAG